One genomic region from Cryptococcus gattii WM276 chromosome C, complete sequence encodes:
- a CDS encoding CDP-diacylglycerol-serine O-phosphatidyltransferase, putative (Similar to TIGR gene model, INSD accession AAW42746.1), which yields MAPQQRKQPDVAQEKLRALHQYRNDHGHFSLVRNFRLADLITIMNGVCGTLSILSCARYILLSANLPGPPSAAALRTLYFAHLLPVLGFGFDALDGKVARWMGGGSMLGQEMDSLADLVSFGVAPAVLAFTLGLRTPLDLFALLLFVSCGLARLARFNATVALIPSDPSGKSKYFEGLPIPSTLALTSMMAWWVKHGTYAHPGFAKNSDVPFGVVTLWGENGGWGQVHVVSALFAVWGAMMVSKTLRIPKL from the exons ATGGCCCCCCAGCAACGCAAGCAGCCGGATGTGGCGCAGGAGAAGCTCAGGGCGCTGCACCAGTACAGGAACGATCACGGCCACTTTTCGCTCGTCCG CAACTTTCGCCTCGCGGACCTGATCACGATCATGAACGGAGTATGCGGCAccctctccatcctctcctgCGCCCGCtacatcctcctctccgCGAACCTGCCCGGACCCCCCTCCGCCGCCGCGCTGCGCACGCTCTACTTTGCGCACCTCCTCCCCGTCCTCGGCTTCGGCTTCGACGCGCTCGACGGCAAGGTCGCACGGTGGATGGGCGGCGGCTCCATGCTCGGCCAGGAGATGGACTCGCTGGCGGACTTGGTGTCGTTCGGCGTCGCCCCCGCCGTGCTCGCATTCACACTCGGCCTCCGCACCCCGCTCGACCTCTtcgccctcctcctcttcgtctccTGCGGCCTCGCCCGCCTCGCCAGGTTCAACGCCACCGTCGCGCTCATCCCCTCGGATCCCTCGGGCAAATCAAAGTACTTTGAGGGTCTCCCCATCCCCTCCACTCTCGCACTGACCTCCATGATGGCCTGGTGGGTCAAACACGGCACCTACGCCCACCCCGGCTTCGCCAAGAACAGCGACGTCCCCTTTGGCGTCGTCACCCTTTGGGGAGAGAACGGAGGATGGGGTCAGGTACATGTCGTCAGTGCCCTCTTTGCCGTCTGGGGCGCCATGATGGTCAGCAAGACGTTGCGA ATCCCAAAACTGTAA
- a CDS encoding Protein regulator of cytokinesis 1, putative (Similar to TIGR gene model, INSD accession AAW42528.1), which produces MSAYLDEQTPHLRHLHAQLSLPPAALEQDLHRIEAAIKAVITSIIREREAQVDQLKDDIAATKSDLATLQRAVGDRRDREREREREEEEETLPRQLERLNDQAVELKKMYDERLVHIKQQQSTLDRLSTILGPPWQPMKQLEVIASSLRSRASSSSGMGVNANPPFGLDGKRSLSSSTQTIAQAIALGHAHGQTHTQSQAQDKNNGEWYDVRESVVEEIDEAVKLALAERDARRRTLCQSLFTLTWLHSELALPPIPTSSPHNFPAHLLPLYSEEEQPGLYASYERLLHTIITLNPLPPMDDGNEEWPVVDDLEGFENTEPEIALIEWVEETMELWTSEKEEHEARIQELYNLVEPLWTKLGIEQETMDCFVEMNRGSGEATIKAYEAEYERLLELRRASLSSFILSTRSTIVALQTSLLMSPRSQSASFPAMHDEEYTEDLLHMHEKEIERLEEEVESKKNILPKVREWFKLVEDEEELERNEKDPNRFSRRGGAMLREEKLRKRVNGLKPKIEMDLLSLLPTWEEENGRPFIVSGRRVVDRIHDAMEEKELVKEAKKVSLFFHMCRAKQGLLPLHPAAGPSRTLAPSKTIRATPSHASSSSSRSTRLTAATGGGTGNLYSKSSTALSSTSAAIGTGTGTGTTRLGKRPIGALASASSSATGPGPTPTVGNKRAKMAGVGLGLGTAGGGGTAGTGGLGVGRGGRSVSSRSAVTGVGGSPTPRHQRDFENYSQGQQRSVSYSSGIPSHSAAYPPSHTRLPTTTTTTTTGGVKALAPAPKRGYNPLGGEGEVRRAPRKSFKPRSSMAPVGGTGIVNGVNSNGDGNGGLGLGIEGLGGWREGLEGNDDGLEVDDDDDVF; this is translated from the exons ATGTCTGCCTATCTGGACGAGCAGACACCACATCTACGGCATCTGCACGCACAGCTATCCCTCCCGCCCGCAGCGCTCGAGCAAGATCTCCACAGGATCGAAGCAGCCATCAAGGCCGTCATCACAAGTATCATCCGCGAACGCGAAGCACAGGTCGATCAGCTGAAAGATGATATCGCAGCGACAAAAAGTGACTTGGCTACCCTCCAGAGGGCTGTAGGTGATCGGAGAGAtagggagagggagagggagagggaagaagaggaggaaacCTTGCCGAGGCAGCTGGAACGGTTGAATGACCAGGCCGTGGAATTGAAAAAGATGTACGACGAAAGACTAGTGCATATTAAACAACAGCAATCGACGCTCGATAGATTATCGACGATTCTCGGCCCGCCGTGGCAGCCTATGAAACAGCTGGAAGTGATCGCTTCCAGTTTGCGCTCTCGGGCAAGTTCTTCTTCAGGTATGGGCGTGAATGCGAATCCGCCGTTCGGCCTGGATGGAAAGCGGAGTTTATCGAGTTCGACACAGACGATCGCCCAGGCCATCGCCCTCGGTCACGCTCACGGACAAACACATACCCAAAGCCAAGCACAAGATAAAAACAATGGAGAGTGGTACGATGTGAGGGAGAGTGTGGTGGAAGAGATTGATGAAGCTGTGAAATTAGCTTTGGCAGAACGT GACGCCCGACGACGCACGCTCTGCCAATCGCTTTTCACGCTCACATGGCTCCATTCTGAACTGGCTCTCCCCCCGATCCCGACCTCGTCCCCACATAATTTCCCGGCCCACCTCTTACCGCTTTAttcggaagaagaacaaCCGGGTCTTTACGCTTCGTACGAACGGCTTCTCCATACGATCATCACCCTCAACCCGCTCCCGCCTATGGATGATGGCAACGAAGAATGGCCAGTGGTAGACGATTTAGAGGGGTTCGAAAACACGGAGCCGGAGATAGCGCTGATCGAGTGGGTAGAGGAGACGATGGAGCTTTGGACGAGTGAAAAGGAGGAACATGAAGCGAGGATACAAGAGCTGTATAATTTGGTGGAACCGTTATGGACAAAGTTGGGGATAGAGCAGGAGACGATGGATTGTTTTGTAGAGATGAATAGAGGGAGTGGTGAAGCTACCATCAAAGCT TATGAGGCAGAATACGAACGGCTACTCGAACTCCGCCGCGCTTCTCTCtcatccttcatcctctccacccGCTCCACCATCGTCGCACTCCAAACTTCGCTGCTCATGTCCCCCCGCTCGCAATCGGCGTCGTTCCCCGCAATGCACGATGAGGAATATACAGAAGACTTGTTGCACATGCACGAAAAAGAAATCGAGCGGctagaagaagaagtggagAGTAAGAAAAATATTTTGCCGAAAGTGAGGGAATGGTTCAAGttggtggaagatgaagaagagttggagCGGAATGAAAAGGATCCAAACAGGTTTTCGCGAAGGGGCGGAGCCATGTTGCGGGAAGAGAAATTGAGAAAGAGGGTGAATGGGTTGAAACCCAAGATTGAGATGGATCTCCTCTCGTTGTTGCCGACgtgggaggaagagaatggGAGACCGTTTATTGTTTCGGGGCGGAGGGTGGTGGATCGGATACATGATGCgatggaggagaaggagttGGTCAAGGAAGCGAAAAAGGTGAGTCTCTTTTTTCATATGTGT CGTGCGAAACAAGGACTTTTGCCTCTTCATCCTGCCGCCGGTCCCTCACGTACACTCGCACCCTCTAAAACCATCCGTGCCACCCCGTCCCATGcgtcctcgtcctcttcacGATCTACCCGTCTGACAGCAGCGACCGGAGGCGGGACAGGGAACCTCTATTCGAAATCATCTACCGCTCTTAGCTCGACAAGTGCAGCAATCGGCACGGGCACGGGCACGGGCACGACGAGGTTGGGTAAGAGGCCGATCGGTGCGCTGGCTTCGGCTTCGTCTTCCGCTACAGGGCCAGGGCCGACCCCGACGGTAGGGAATAAACGCGCGAAAATGGCTGGTGTCGGTTTGGGGTTGGGTACAGCGGGTGGTGGCGGTACAGCAGGAACTGGGGGGTTGGGAGTagggagaggaggaagaagtgTATCGTCTCGCAGCGCAGTGACGG GGGTAGGCGGGAGCCCGACACCGCGACATCAGCGAGATTTTGAAAACTATAGTCAAGGACAACAACGTTCAGTTTCCTATTCATCCGGTATCCCATCCCACTCGGCTGCTTATCCCCCATCACATACGAGGTTACCAACAACGACAACGACAACGACGACGGGTGGTGTGAAAGCGCTGGCGCCAGCGCCGAAACGTGGTTACAACCCTCTGGGTGGGGAGGGAGAGGTGAGAAGAGCGCCGAGAAAGAGTTTCAAGCCGCGGTCGAGTATGGCACCTGTTGGTGGTACTGGTATAGTAAATGGAGTGAACAGTAATGGGGATGGGAACGGAGGGTTAGGACTCGGGATAGAGGGTTTGGGAGGCTGGAGAGAAGGGTTGGAAGGGAATGATGATGGGTTAGAagtggatgatgatgatgatgtgTTTTGA
- a CDS encoding NADH-ubiquinone oxidoreductase 24 kDa subunit, mitochondrial precursor (Similar to TIGR gene model, INSD accession AAW42527.1), whose amino-acid sequence MSFARSAIQSARSTLARPTRRTFVSSTSRLSESLFVHRDTDYNNPSIPFEFTPENLKRAHEIISRYPPQYKKAAALPILDLGQRQNKGWTSISVMNAVAKLLDMPRMRVYEVATFYTMYNREPVAPNFVQLCTTTPCQLGGCGSTKILETIESHLGIHPGQTTKDGKFTFVEVECLGACSNAPMMQIGDEYYEDLTPETTIKILDTLARGEKPKPGPQSGRQTSENSAGLTTLTTKPYGPGEFCTPEFQ is encoded by the exons ATGTCTTTCGCACGCTCAGCCATCCAGTCTGCAAGGAGCACCCTCGCAAGGCCTACCAGACGTACTTTCGTCTCTTCCACCTCCCGTCTTTCAGAGTCGCTCTTCGTC CACCGCGACACAGATTACAACAACCCCTCTATCCCATTCGAGTTCACTCCGGAAAACCTCAAACGCGCACATGAAATCATTTCTCGCTACCCACCACAGTACAAGAAGGCTGCCGCCTTGCCCATTCTTGATTTGGGTCAGAGGCAGAACAAGGGATGGACTAGTATTAGCGTCATGAACGCTGTTGCCAAGTTGTTGGACATGCCAAGGATGAGAGTTTATGAG GTCGCTACATTCTACACAATGTACAACCGCGAACCCGTCGCCCCCAACTTTGTCCAACTCTGTACTACCACCCCCTGCCAACTCGGTGGCTGCGGATCCACCAAGATCCTCGAAACCATCGAGTCTCACCTCGGCATCCACCCCGGCCAGACAACAAAGGACGGGAAATTCACCTTTGTCGAAGTTGAATGTTTGGGAGCGTGCAGTAATGCGCCGATGATGCAGATTGGAGATGAATATTATGAGGATTTGACTCCGGAGACGACGATCAAGATTTTGGATACGCTTGCGCGTGGGGAAAAGCCAAAGCCCGGCCCTCAGTCTGGGAGACAGACATCAGAAAACTCTGCGGGGTTAACGACCTTGACTACAAAG CCTTACGGACCAGGAGAGTTTTGTACACCTGAATTCCAATAG